The following proteins are co-located in the Bosea sp. AS-1 genome:
- a CDS encoding ABC transporter substrate-binding protein, whose translation MKKLLLAGVTAMIAYAGAARAQVSDDVVKIGVLTDMAGVTADITGKGSVVAAEMAVKEFGSTVLGKPIQILAADHQHKADVGLTIARQWFDVDKVDAIVDVPNSAVALAIQSLTREKKHLVMYSGAGTTALTNEQCSPYGFHWTYDTYGVARGTASAVVKAGGTSWFMLASDYAFGHQLQKDATDVVEANGGKVVGAVRHPLNNADFSSFLLRAQASGAKVIGIANAGNDTVNAIKQAGEFGITEQGQSLAALIFFLQDVHSLGLKATQGTYLTTASYWDIDDASRVWSKQFMERTGMMPSMLHAGVYGSVLHYLKAIKEAGTDDPDKVAAAMRAMPINDAFTQNAKIRADGRVLREMYLARVKKPADSKAPWDYFEIVRKIAPEETVWPLSESKCPLVAK comes from the coding sequence ATGAAGAAGCTGCTGCTGGCCGGCGTGACGGCCATGATTGCCTATGCCGGCGCCGCTCGCGCGCAGGTGAGCGATGATGTTGTCAAGATCGGCGTCCTGACCGACATGGCCGGCGTCACCGCCGACATTACCGGCAAGGGTTCGGTCGTTGCCGCCGAGATGGCGGTGAAGGAGTTCGGCAGCACCGTTCTCGGCAAGCCGATCCAGATTCTCGCTGCCGACCATCAGCACAAGGCGGATGTCGGCCTGACCATCGCCCGCCAATGGTTCGACGTCGACAAGGTCGATGCGATCGTCGACGTGCCGAATTCGGCCGTTGCGCTCGCGATCCAGTCCCTGACGCGCGAGAAGAAGCACCTCGTCATGTATTCCGGCGCCGGCACGACCGCACTCACCAACGAGCAGTGCTCGCCCTATGGGTTCCACTGGACCTACGACACCTACGGGGTCGCGCGTGGCACGGCCTCGGCCGTCGTGAAGGCGGGCGGAACCAGCTGGTTCATGCTCGCCTCTGATTATGCCTTTGGCCACCAGTTGCAGAAGGACGCGACCGATGTCGTCGAGGCCAATGGCGGCAAGGTCGTCGGTGCGGTCCGTCACCCGCTGAACAATGCCGACTTCTCTTCCTTTCTCCTGCGGGCGCAGGCCTCCGGCGCCAAGGTGATCGGAATCGCCAATGCCGGCAACGATACGGTCAACGCCATCAAGCAGGCCGGCGAATTCGGCATCACCGAACAGGGGCAGAGCCTGGCGGCGCTCATCTTCTTCCTGCAGGACGTCCACAGCCTCGGGCTCAAGGCGACGCAGGGCACTTATCTGACGACGGCCTCCTACTGGGACATCGACGACGCGTCCCGGGTCTGGTCGAAGCAGTTCATGGAGCGGACGGGGATGATGCCCTCGATGCTGCACGCCGGCGTTTATGGCTCGGTGCTGCACTATCTCAAGGCGATCAAGGAGGCCGGTACGGACGATCCCGACAAGGTGGCCGCCGCGATGAGGGCCATGCCGATCAACGACGCCTTCACGCAGAATGCGAAGATTCGCGCCGACGGCCGGGTCTTGCGGGAGATGTACCTGGCACGCGTGAAGAAGCCGGCGGATTCAAAGGCCCCATGGGACTATTTCGAAATCGTGCGCAAGATCGCGCCGGAAGAGACGGTCTGGCCGCTGTCGGAGAGCAAGTGCCCTCTCGTCGCAAAATAG